A single genomic interval of Corvus cornix cornix isolate S_Up_H32 chromosome 1, ASM73873v5, whole genome shotgun sequence harbors:
- the LPCAT3 gene encoding LOW QUALITY PROTEIN: lysophospholipid acyltransferase 5 (The sequence of the model RefSeq protein was modified relative to this genomic sequence to represent the inferred CDS: deleted 1 base in 1 codon), which produces MGAQGAARGAGAAVLVPLPGSGRDRPVGRPAGKMAVAGSGWSLARLAEALGSSEQALRLILSILMGYPFALFQRYFLFQKEPYLVHLYNVFTGLSIAYFNFGMQFFHSLICVLIQFLILRLMGRTITAVITTFLFQMTYLMAGYYFTATEHYDIKWTMPHCVLTLKLIGLAIDYYDGGKDPEFLTPEQRQFAVRGVPTLLEVSGFSYFYGAFMVGPQFSMTDYQKLARGEMTDVPGQRPNSFVPALKRLSLGLLFLVTYTLSSLYISDEYLTSDDYMEKPFWFRCGYILIWGKIILYKYVTCWLVTEGVCILAGLGYNGKDQNGKPLWNACANMKVWLYETTPLFTGTIASFNINTNAWVARYIFKRLKFLGNKLLSQALALFFLAIWHGLHSGYLVCFQMELLIVIVERQVMNLVRDSPFLSTLASITVLRPIFYVLQQTNHWMFMGYSLVPFCLFTWDKWMKVYRSIYFCGHVLFFTLLLVLPYIRRLIVPRKEKLKRAE; this is translated from the exons ATGGGCGCGCAGGGGGCCGCGCGCGGTGCGGGGGCCGCCGTG CTGGTGCCGCTGCCGGGTTCGGGGCGCGACCGGCCCGTGGGGCGGCCGGCGGGGAAGATGGCGGTGGCGGGGTCCGGCTGGAGCCTGGCGCGGCTGGCCGAGGCCCTGGGCTCGTCGGAGCAGGCGCTGCGCCTCATCCTGTCCATCCTCATGG GATATCCTTTTGCCTTGTTCCAGCGCTATTTCCTCTTCCAGAAGGAGCCCTACCTCGTTCATCTCTACAATGTGTTCACAGGACTGTCAATTGCTTACTTCAATTTTG GGATGCAGTTTTTTCATTCCCTGATATGTGTCCTAATCCAGTTCCTCATACTGAGACTAATGGGTCGCACAATCACTGCCGTCATCACCACATTCCTCTTTCAGATG ACATACCTTATGGCTGGATATTACTTCACAGCCACAGAGCATTATGACATCAAGTGGACAATGCCACATTGTGTCTTGACACTTAAGTTGATTG GTCTGGCCATCGATTACTATGATGGAGGAAAAGATCCG GAGTTCCTGACCCCTGAGCAGCGGCAATTTGCTGTCCGGGGAGTTCCTACCTTGCTGGAGGTCTCAGGATTCTCCTATTTCTATGGTGCCTTCATGGTTGGGCCTCAGTTCTCCATGACAGACTATCAGAAACTGGCAAGGGGTGAGATGACTGACGTTCCAGGCCAGAGACCCAATAG tttcGTGCCTGCTCTCAAGCGCCTGAGCCTGGGTCTCTTGTTTCTAGTAACCTACACCTTGTCCAGCCTGTACATCTCTGATGAATACCTCACCTCAGATGACTATATG gagaagcctttctggttcCGTTGTGGTTACATATTGATCTGGGGCAAAATAATACTCTACAAATACGTAACTTGCTGGCTCGTTACG GAAGGTGTCTGCATCCTTGCTGGTCTGGGGTACAATGGCAAAGACCAGAATGGAAAGCCTTTGTGGAATGCCTGTGCCAACATGAAGGTCTGGCTGTATGAGACAACACCTTTGTTCACAGGGACCATTGCTTCTTTCAACATCAACACCAATGCTTGGGTGGCCCG CTACATCTTCAAGCGCCTGAAGTTCCTGGGCAACAAACTGCTGTCCCAGGCACTGGCCCTGTTCTTCCTGGCCATTTGGCACGGGCTACACTCTGGCTACCTGGTGTGCTTTCAGATGGAGCTGCTTATAGTCATCGTGGAAAGACAG GTCATGAACCTTGTTCGGGACAGTCCTTTCCTAAGCACGTTGGCCTCCATCACTGTCTTGCGGCCCATCTTCTATGTGCTGCAGCAGACTAATCACTGGATGTTTATGGGTTACTCCCTGGTGCCATTTTGCCTTTTCACCTGGGACAAATGGATGAAG GTGTACAGGTCTATTTATTTCTGCGGCCACGTGTTGTTCTTCACCTTACTGCTGGTGTTGCCTTACATTCGCAGATTAATTGTGCCAcgaaaagaaaagctaaaaagaGCAGAGTAA